TGCCGACACCGAAGCACTGGCCCGCGCCGCCTGCGAATCGGCGCTGGAAAACGGCAACGACGCAGTGTTCGGCGCGCTGTTCTGGTTCCTGGTCGGCGGCGCGCCGGCCGTGATCGTGTTCCGGCTGGCCAATACGCTCGATGCGATGTGGGGCTACCGCACGCCTCGGCTGGTGTATTTCGGCTGGGCCGCGGCGCGCCTCGACGATGCGCTCAACCTGGTGCCGGCACGGCTGACCGCGCTGTCGTATGCGCTGCTCGGCGCCACCGCGCAGGCACTGCGCTGCTGGCGCACGCAGGCCCCGGCATGGTCGAGCCCCAATGCCGGCCCGGTGATGGCCGCGGGTGCCGGCGCCATTGGCGTGCGGCTTGGCGGCCCGGCGCGCTATCACGGTGAAATCGAGCCACGCCCGCCGCTGGGCGCCGGCTCCGCGCCGCAGGCAGCGCATGTGATGGCCTGCCTGCGGCTGGTCGAACGCACGCTGTGGCTGTGGCTGGCACTGGCAGGCGCCAGCGCGCTCGCCGCACTGATGGTATCCGCACCGGCATGAACACCACCCTGCCCCCGATCCGCCATGGCGGCGACCTGCTGGCCGCGGTGCGCCGCTACGGCCGCCCCGCCGACGACTGGCTCGACCTCTCCACCGGCA
The window above is part of the Cupriavidus taiwanensis LMG 19424 genome. Proteins encoded here:
- a CDS encoding CobD/CbiB family cobalamin biosynthesis protein; the protein is MLMLAWPACVAAAWIGTLLDRWLGEPRRWHPLVGFGRIAAALERRLNPPPQRSAPWRQRLAGLAGWCVLVLAPAALAWWLVAAAASWHPRAALALHALALYAALGARSLHQHIAPIAGALAVADLPAARALTARIVSRDTADADTEALARAACESALENGNDAVFGALFWFLVGGAPAVIVFRLANTLDAMWGYRTPRLVYFGWAAARLDDALNLVPARLTALSYALLGATAQALRCWRTQAPAWSSPNAGPVMAAGAGAIGVRLGGPARYHGEIEPRPPLGAGSAPQAAHVMACLRLVERTLWLWLALAGASALAALMVSAPA